CGCGAACGTCAACACGACCGGCTTCAAGCGGGCGAACGCCGAGTTCCAGGATCTCTTCTACGAGACGCTCGCGGCGCCGGGGGCGCCGACCGGCGACGGCTCCGCGCTTCCGGGCGGCGTGCAGATCGGCCACGGCGTGAAGCTCGCCTCGGTCGTGCGCGACTTCGCGCACGGCGAGCGCGTGCGCACCGATCGGCCGCTCGACCTCGCGATCGAGGGCGACGGCTTCCTGCAGGTCCAGAAGCCGGGCGGCGAGACGCTCTACACGGTGGCGGGCGCGCTGCAGCTCGACCGCGACGGCAACATCGTCACGCAGGAGGGCTATCCGATCCTCCCTTCGATCACCGTCCCGCCCGACGCGCAGGATCTCACGATCGCGCGCGACGGCACGGTGTCCGTCACGCAGCCCGGTGCGGCGACGGCGACGGCGATCGGGCAGATCCAGCTCGCTCGCTTCGTGAACCCGTCGGGACTCCGCGCGCTCGGCAGCAACCTCTACGCCCCGACCGAGGCGTCGGGCGACCCCGAGACCGGCACGCCCGACGCCGACGGCTTCGGCAGCATCGCGCAGGGCTTCCTCGAGGCGTCGAACGTGAACGTCGCGGAGGAGCTCGTGAAGATGATCCTCGCGCAGCGGGGCTTCGAGATGAACTCCCGCGTCATCCAGGCCGGCGACGAGATGATGCAGACCGTCGGGGCGATGAGCCGATGACGGCGGCACTCCGGGCGGGCCGCATGCTGCTCTGGCTGGCGGCGTGGGTCGTCGTGCTCGCCGCCGGCGTCGCGCCGCACGCGCGCGGCGCGGAGGCGCGACCGGCCGCCGTCGAGGCGACGGCGTTCGGGCCGACGCTCGCGCCGGGCGCGCTCGCGAAGCACATCGACGCGTTCGTGCGCGCGCGCGCGAGCGCAGCCGTCGAGGCGGTCGAGATTCCTGCGCTCGACGACTTCGGCACCGCGAGTGCGTCGGGTGCGCCGCTCGTCGTGGCGCTGCGCACGACGGCGCCGTTCCCGCTGCGGGGCTGGATCCCGATCACCGTCGCGATCTCGGACGACACGGGGGAGCTGCAGCGCGGCGTCGTCACCGCGCGCGTCCGCGAGCGGCGGACGCTGCTCGTCGCGGCGCGCAAGCTGCCGCGCGGCGCGCTCGTGACGGCGGCCGACGTGCGGGAGGTGCCGGCGGACACCGCCGCGCCGGGCGTCGGAACCGGCGACGTCGTCGACGCGAGCGCGCTCGTCGGGCTGCGCACCGTGCGCGCCGTGCGCGCCGGTGCCGCATGGCGCAGCGAGTGGGTGGAGCGCGCGCCGGCCGTGCGGCGCGGCGAGCCCGTGCGCGTCGTCTTCGCGAGTGGCGCGCTGCGCCTCGAGCTGCTCGGAAAGGCGCGCGAGGACGGCCACCCGGGCGATCGCATCCGCGTGCTCAACCCGCGCTCGCGCAGCGAGCTCGTCGGCCTCGTGGGCCCGGACGGAGTGGTTCATGTCGGCTCCTGAACGCCGCCATCGGAGACGCCGCGCGCCCGCGCCGGTCGCACCGGTCGCATCGGTCGCGCTCCTCGCGATCGCCGCGCTCGGCAGCGCGGGCTGCGTCGAGATCTCGCTGCGCGAGGCCGGCGAGGACTTCGACTACACGCCGCCGCCGCCGCCCGTCGCCGCGGCTCCGCGGACCGAGGGCGCGATCTGGGGCGGTCAGTCGGCGAGCGGCTCGTTCCTGTTCTTCGATCAGAAGGCGCGCGGCGTCGGCGACCTCGTCACCGTGCGCGTCGTCGAGAACGTCAAGGCCGAGGAGACCGGCAAGACCGAGCTCGACAAGACGTCGACGCTCGGCGCGGCGCTCACCTCGGACGTCGGCCTGCAGCAGCTCGTGCAGAAGCCGCTCGAGCTCGCGCTCAAGCTCGTGGGCATCGGGAGCCCGGGCGTGAACGTGCCGTCGGGCACGGAGCTCAACGTCCTCGAATCCGCGAACAACGACACGTTCGCGGGCGAGGGCACGACGAGCCGCGAGGGCTCGTTCGACGCGATCGTGACCTGTCGCGTCGTCGCCGTGCTGCCCGGTCCCGTGTTCCACATCCGCGGGCGGCGCGCCGTCGTGGTGAACCACGAGCGCCGCTACCTGACGGTCGAGGGACTGGTGCGCCAGCTCGACATCGGCATCGACAACGCGGTCGCGTCGACCGCACTCGCCGAAGCGCGCATCACGCTCGACGGTCTCGGCGTGATCGACGACAAGCAGCGGCCGGGATGGCTCGCGAGGGCGTTCGCATGGCTCTATCCGCTCTGACGCGCGCGCGCCGCGGGCGCGCGGGCTTCGCCGCGGCGTTCACGTCGCTCTCCGTGCTGCTCGTCGCGCTCGTCGTCGCGGGCGCGGCGCAGGCCGTCCGGCTCAAGGACCTCGCGTCCGTACAGGGCGTCCGCGCGAACCAGGTGATCGGCTACGGCCTCGTCGTCGGTCTCAAGGGAACCGGCGACAAGAACGGCGCCGCGTTCACGACGCGCTCGCTCGCGAGCATGCTCACCAAGATGGGGATCGCGGTCGGACCCGACGCGATCCAGGTCAAGAACGTCGCGGCCGTGATGGTCACGGCGAGCCTTCCTCCCTTCGCGCGCGCGGGCACGACGATCGACGCCACCGTCTCGTCGGTGGGCGATGCGAGCAGCATCGAGGGCGGCACGCTGCTCGTGACACCGCTCTACGGCACCGACGGCGCGGTCTACGCGCTCGCCCAGGGCTCGGTCTCCGTCGGCGGCTTCGCGGCCGGGGGGGACGGCGGGAGCAGCGTGCAGAAGAACCATCCGACGGTCGGGCGCCTGCTCAGCGGCGCGACCGTCGAGCGCGAGCTCGGCTACGCGATCCAGGACAAGTCGAGCTTCGACTTCGCACTGGACGCGCCCGACTTCACGACGGCGCGGCGCGCGGCCGACGCGATCAACCGCCAGCTCGGTGCCGAGCTCGCGCGGGCGGTCGACGCCGGAACGCTGCGGGTCGCCGTGCCGGAGGCGTCGAAGGGCGACGTCGTCGCGTTCGTGGCCCGCGTCGAGCGCGTCGAGGTCGAGCCGGACCGCATCGCGCGCGTCGTCGTGAACGAGCGCACCGGAACGGTCGTGATGGGCGCCGACGTGCGCATCGCGAAGGTGGCGGTGTCGCACGGCAACCTGTCCGTGAGCATCGCCGTCAGCAACGAGGTGTCGCAGCCCGCGCCGTTCTCCGAGGGGGACACGACGCCGGTGACGAACACGGACGTCAGCACGACGGAGGAGCCCGGGCACCTCGTCGTCGTCCAGGGCGGCGTCACGATCGAGGAGCTCGTGCAGGGCCTCAACGCGGTCGGCGTCACGGCGCGCGACCTGATCGTGATCCTCCAGTCCATCAAGGCGGCGGGCGCCCTGTCCGCCACGTTGGAGATCCTGTGATGCCGATCGATGCGCTCACCGCGCGCGCGCTCGTCGAGCCGCGCGCCGTCGACGCGGCGCGCGCGGGAGCGACAGGAGCGCCGGCTCCGCGCGGCGCGCTCGCGAACGCGGCGCGCGACTTCGAGGCGCTGCTCCTCGAGCAGGCCTTCGCGGCGGCGAGTCGGCCGATCGTCGAGGGCGTGCCGCTGACGGGCAGCAGCGCCGAGCGGATGTACCGCGAGATGTTCGTCGCGGAGGTCGCGGCGCGCGCGGCGGATTCCGGCGGGCTCGGGCTCGCGGACGCGATCGCGCCGCCGGAGGGCGCGAAGTGAGTGCACCGCTCGCAGAGAGGGACGGCGACGAATCGCCCGCCCTGCGCCTCGCCGCGCTGCTCGACGCGCAGGAGCGCCTGCTGCTCGAGATGCGCGACTGCCTGCACGCCGAGCGCGATGCCATGCAGAGGCTCGACGCGGACGCGCTCGAGGAGGCCGCGCACGCGAAGGCGGGCATCGCCGCCGAGCTGCGCGTCGTCGAGGACGCGCGCATCGCGGTGGCGCGCGAGCTCGCCGCGGCGCTCGGGCTCGCGGACCCTGCGGCGACGCTCGCGGAGCTCGGTGCGCGGCTCGGCTCGGGCGGCGGTGGCCTGCTCGCCGCCCGCGACCGCCTGCGCGCCCTCGTCGCGGCGAATGCCGAGCTGCTCGAGGCGAACTCGACCTTCGCGAGCCGCTCGCTCGACGAGGTGCGCACGACGCTCGCCTGGATCTCCGGCCTGCAGCCGAGCGCACCGACGTACGAGCGCAGCGGACGCGCGCTGCGAGAGCGGCCGTCGGGCGGGCTGCTCGACCGGCGCGCCTGAGGACCCGCCATGGGACTGATCGACGCCCTCGACATCGCGCTCCGCGGCATGGCCGTGGAGCAGAACGCGATCCGCACGTCGAGCCACAACATCGCGAACGTCGACACGCCCGGCTATTCGCGCCAGCGCGTGGTGCGCGCGGCCGGCGACCCGTTCCACCACGACGCGGGCGCGCTCGGCACGGGCGTCGAGCAGAAGACGATCGTCCGGGCGAACGACGCGGTCATCGACCGGCAGATCCTGAGCGAGCGGTCGGCGCTCGGCAGTGCGAACGCGCAGCTCAGCGCGCTCCAGCAGGTGGAGGAGGTGCTGAACGAGCAGGAGGGAGCGGGCATCGGCTCCGCGCTCGACGCCCTCTACGGCGCCTTCGCCGACCTCGCGGGCAACCCGTCGGGCTCGACCGAGCGACAGGCGGTCGTGCAGGCCGCGCAGGCGGCCGTCGACCGCATCGCGAGTGCCGATCGCCAGCTCCGCGACCTCCAGCGCAGCAGCAATGCCGCCATCGAGTCGACGCTCGACGAGATCAACGAGATCGCGGGCCGCATCGCCGAGCTCAACGTGCGCATCGCGCATGCGGAGGTCTCGGCGCCGGCGAACGACCTCCGCGACCAGCGCGACGAGCTGATGCGCGATCTCGCCGACCGCGTCGACATCCACACCGTCGAGGAGACCGACGGCAAGGTCTTCGTGTACGTGAACGGCGGCCTCGCGCTCGTGCAGGGCGAGCTCGCGAACCGCCTCGAGGCCGCGCCCGACGCGACGAACCCGTTCGACTCCTCGTTCTCGGCCGTCGTGTTCAACGGCGCGGGGAACCGCATCGACGTGACGCGCACGATCGCCGGCGGCCGGATCGGGGGCCTCCTCGGGACGCGCGACGGCGTCGCGGCCAGCGCGATCCGCGATCTCGACACGGTCGCGTACAACCTCGGCGCCCAGGTCAACCAGATCCACAACGCGGGCGTCGGGCTCGATGGATCGACGGGCGACTTCTTCACCCCGCTCGCCATGGTCGAGGACGCGGCGCGCGACCTGCGCGTCGACGCGCGCGTCGCGACGAACCTCGATGCGATCGCGGCCGGCCAGTCGACCGCGCCCGGCGACAACCGCAACGCCCTCGACCTCGCCGCGCTGCGCGACTCGACGGCGCCACTCTTCGCGGTCGGCGACCCGCCCGGCCCGGCGACCGGGCCGTCGCGCAGCCTGATCGACCACGTCGGCGCCATCGGGGCGGACTACGGGCAGCAGGCCGCGTCCATGGAGTCGGCCAAGACGCAGCGCGAGCGCGTGCTCGAGACGGTCGAGAACCGTCGCGACGAGCTGGTCGGCGTGTCGCTCGACGAGGAGATGGCGAACCTGATCAAGCTCGAGGCCGCGTTCCAGGCGAACGCGCGAATGGTCGATTCGGTGCGGCGGCTGTTCGAGAGCCTGCTCGACATCGTCTGACGCGGGCGGGAGGAGCGCGCGGGACATGGGATCGCGGATCACGGACGGCATGGTGCAGAGGACGGCGCTCGCCGACGTCATGCGCGCGCGCCTGCGGCTCGCGCGTGTGCAGGAGCAGGCGGCGAGCGGGCTGCGCATCAACCGTCCGTCCGACGACGCCGTCGGCTACCGCATGGCCGGAACGGTGCGCAGCGCGCTCCGGGGCGGCGAGCAGCTGCTCCGCAATCACGGACGCGCGGAGACGCGCATCGCGCGCGCGGACGCGGCGCTGTCGGAGACGCTCGGCGTGCTGC
This region of Myxococcota bacterium genomic DNA includes:
- the flgN gene encoding flagellar export chaperone FlgN: MSAPLAERDGDESPALRLAALLDAQERLLLEMRDCLHAERDAMQRLDADALEEAAHAKAGIAAELRVVEDARIAVARELAAALGLADPAATLAELGARLGSGGGGLLAARDRLRALVAANAELLEANSTFASRSLDEVRTTLAWISGLQPSAPTYERSGRALRERPSGGLLDRRA
- the flgA gene encoding flagellar basal body P-ring formation chaperone FlgA, translated to MTAALRAGRMLLWLAAWVVVLAAGVAPHARGAEARPAAVEATAFGPTLAPGALAKHIDAFVRARASAAVEAVEIPALDDFGTASASGAPLVVALRTTAPFPLRGWIPITVAISDDTGELQRGVVTARVRERRTLLVAARKLPRGALVTAADVREVPADTAAPGVGTGDVVDASALVGLRTVRAVRAGAAWRSEWVERAPAVRRGEPVRVVFASGALRLELLGKAREDGHPGDRIRVLNPRSRSELVGLVGPDGVVHVGS
- the flgG gene encoding flagellar basal-body rod protein FlgG, producing the protein MRALFTAATGMNAQQARMDAIANNLANVNTTGFKRANAEFQDLFYETLAAPGAPTGDGSALPGGVQIGHGVKLASVVRDFAHGERVRTDRPLDLAIEGDGFLQVQKPGGETLYTVAGALQLDRDGNIVTQEGYPILPSITVPPDAQDLTIARDGTVSVTQPGAATATAIGQIQLARFVNPSGLRALGSNLYAPTEASGDPETGTPDADGFGSIAQGFLEASNVNVAEELVKMILAQRGFEMNSRVIQAGDEMMQTVGAMSR
- a CDS encoding flagellar basal body P-ring protein FlgI translates to MALSALTRARRGRAGFAAAFTSLSVLLVALVVAGAAQAVRLKDLASVQGVRANQVIGYGLVVGLKGTGDKNGAAFTTRSLASMLTKMGIAVGPDAIQVKNVAAVMVTASLPPFARAGTTIDATVSSVGDASSIEGGTLLVTPLYGTDGAVYALAQGSVSVGGFAAGGDGGSSVQKNHPTVGRLLSGATVERELGYAIQDKSSFDFALDAPDFTTARRAADAINRQLGAELARAVDAGTLRVAVPEASKGDVVAFVARVERVEVEPDRIARVVVNERTGTVVMGADVRIAKVAVSHGNLSVSIAVSNEVSQPAPFSEGDTTPVTNTDVSTTEEPGHLVVVQGGVTIEELVQGLNAVGVTARDLIVILQSIKAAGALSATLEIL
- a CDS encoding rod-binding protein, which codes for MPIDALTARALVEPRAVDAARAGATGAPAPRGALANAARDFEALLLEQAFAAASRPIVEGVPLTGSSAERMYREMFVAEVAARAADSGGLGLADAIAPPEGAK
- the flgK gene encoding flagellar hook-associated protein FlgK — its product is MGLIDALDIALRGMAVEQNAIRTSSHNIANVDTPGYSRQRVVRAAGDPFHHDAGALGTGVEQKTIVRANDAVIDRQILSERSALGSANAQLSALQQVEEVLNEQEGAGIGSALDALYGAFADLAGNPSGSTERQAVVQAAQAAVDRIASADRQLRDLQRSSNAAIESTLDEINEIAGRIAELNVRIAHAEVSAPANDLRDQRDELMRDLADRVDIHTVEETDGKVFVYVNGGLALVQGELANRLEAAPDATNPFDSSFSAVVFNGAGNRIDVTRTIAGGRIGGLLGTRDGVAASAIRDLDTVAYNLGAQVNQIHNAGVGLDGSTGDFFTPLAMVEDAARDLRVDARVATNLDAIAAGQSTAPGDNRNALDLAALRDSTAPLFAVGDPPGPATGPSRSLIDHVGAIGADYGQQAASMESAKTQRERVLETVENRRDELVGVSLDEEMANLIKLEAAFQANARMVDSVRRLFESLLDIV
- a CDS encoding flagellar basal body L-ring protein FlgH; this encodes MSAPERRHRRRRAPAPVAPVASVALLAIAALGSAGCVEISLREAGEDFDYTPPPPPVAAAPRTEGAIWGGQSASGSFLFFDQKARGVGDLVTVRVVENVKAEETGKTELDKTSTLGAALTSDVGLQQLVQKPLELALKLVGIGSPGVNVPSGTELNVLESANNDTFAGEGTTSREGSFDAIVTCRVVAVLPGPVFHIRGRRAVVVNHERRYLTVEGLVRQLDIGIDNAVASTALAEARITLDGLGVIDDKQRPGWLARAFAWLYPL